One genomic region from Vicinamibacteria bacterium encodes:
- a CDS encoding acyltransferase has product MMATVGFAPVVTQEAREQVGEVGSPAVAGSSRRATPRSGFAGHLPALDGVRGLAILLVLLYHFVAQTTATNRFEAAVNWALGYGFLGVDLFFVLSGFLITGILYDSRAEPGYFRTFYMRRVLRIFPLYYGVLAVVFFGVSLIPALRGSEIAGLREHQAWAWLYGINVYLSIQGGWVLSYIEHFWSLAVEEHFYFVWPLVVWLLGARPRVLMRTALGLAAVSFAARVAASLSGASTVATTVLTPFQLDALCLGGFFAVWLRQPRGELAVKRTILPIALLGGAALAFQFGLHRFTDVGLTLMRSVREGLFRVVFVALLLHALFAPATSLVARFFHSGAMTMLGKYSYGLYVYHHFLSYYFLKHGTEFALARVVGSHTLAVILQSGSGMVLSMAVAWLSYEFFEKYFLQLKRFWPPPGKPAIARAG; this is encoded by the coding sequence ATGATGGCTACGGTCGGCTTTGCACCGGTGGTGACGCAGGAAGCGCGCGAACAGGTCGGAGAGGTCGGCTCTCCCGCCGTGGCCGGCTCTTCGCGGCGGGCCACGCCCCGGTCTGGGTTTGCCGGTCACCTTCCCGCTCTCGACGGCGTGCGCGGGCTGGCCATCCTTCTTGTGTTGCTGTACCACTTTGTGGCCCAGACGACGGCCACCAACCGCTTCGAGGCGGCCGTCAACTGGGCTCTGGGCTATGGCTTTCTGGGGGTCGACCTCTTCTTCGTCCTCTCCGGCTTCCTGATCACCGGGATCCTCTACGACTCGCGCGCTGAGCCAGGGTACTTCCGCACCTTCTACATGCGCAGGGTGCTCCGGATTTTTCCGCTGTACTACGGCGTTCTGGCCGTCGTGTTCTTCGGCGTCTCGCTCATACCGGCCCTTCGCGGTTCCGAGATTGCGGGGCTGCGGGAGCACCAGGCATGGGCGTGGCTCTACGGGATCAACGTCTACCTTTCGATCCAGGGCGGCTGGGTATTGTCGTACATCGAGCATTTCTGGTCGCTGGCCGTGGAGGAGCACTTCTACTTCGTCTGGCCGCTGGTGGTCTGGCTGTTGGGCGCCCGGCCTCGGGTTCTCATGCGCACGGCCCTCGGCCTTGCCGCGGTATCGTTCGCCGCCCGTGTGGCGGCGTCGCTCTCGGGGGCGAGTACGGTTGCGACCACCGTGCTCACGCCCTTCCAGCTGGACGCCCTGTGCCTGGGTGGGTTCTTCGCGGTGTGGCTGCGACAGCCGAGAGGAGAGCTTGCCGTCAAGCGCACCATCCTGCCGATCGCGCTGTTGGGGGGGGCGGCGCTCGCCTTCCAGTTCGGGCTCCATCGCTTTACCGACGTCGGCCTGACCTTGATGCGGTCCGTGCGCGAAGGACTGTTCCGAGTGGTGTTCGTGGCCCTACTCCTGCACGCCCTGTTCGCGCCGGCCACGTCCTTGGTGGCCCGTTTCTTTCACAGCGGTGCGATGACCATGCTCGGCAAGTACAGCTACGGGCTGTATGTCTACCATCATTTCCTGTCCTACTACTTCCTCAAGCATGGCACCGAGTTCGCCTTGGCCCGCGTCGTCGGCTCGCACACTCTTGCGGTGATCCTCCAGTCCGGCAGCGGAATGGTGCTCTCAATGGCGGTCGCCTGGCTGAGCTATGAGTTCTTTGAGAAGTATTTCCTGCAGCTGAAGCGTTTCTGGCCCCCGCCTGGGAAGCCCGCCATCGCTCGCGCCGGCTGA